A single genomic interval of Drosophila virilis strain 15010-1051.87 chromosome 2, Dvir_AGI_RSII-ME, whole genome shotgun sequence harbors:
- the LOC6632786 gene encoding uncharacterized protein isoform X2, which translates to MHNKSANIYANRSGRALDSQLAMDKAPPPKPRRTRHRISAMHYESLPTAPPAMCGRADENIFQFPAVASRARNLSASPKLREEKDLPVCEHGKHSCYFCQPYRADRGTIEPLKNRLNTAIEAMDQLTRTYALLEGLLEQKLATITDNEEEPAAEIELEAAATPKGTPAPATTSPTGDNEFELEHSLTWLESLLGTEVVPPTKQGKFKRIRERSKSMMEDEIHMYLKGERQLKMSSSRPYLLRRQSTYSDNKSKVSKWTKVKAAFKWERANVPPTSGQESNLLLPLNLEVERYLKVPISTAGGSSSADSIISSSSGHFMSETGGTPGTISSASSMDELHTDAGSRQAMRRHSSKSDTNASNYEVELRKSATDERLDTAKSALPSKSSSNKSLRRSKAFSDFEVLPEDHVADIKSTSTRRNKLPPSPLNLNQVCSDLPQLHSPLKSPKDGSQAMSRMRQVSSPGNSSVPSSPSRHSDFFGEFESEELSSGVSSEPTTPNCKTFTQKEDEVFQHYQLLLLKLDTEFKRKQLDFERPSASNRSVKLCSGGGSGSGKRSSEEHSPTQLLHSDLMSTEQLEQNLTPQFKKKLHKWRAKQQNSNCYASSEPAASPTAKSLSGGDLKPKIDWNLWSSGALKLEGQGLCALPDQKDLPEKFQKKLEQWNRLKCAPGGGTNSDNDSLKRNSKHSQSTRRGSDDDRWYKHKPHDNEKLARLKAIVAPDHTSKNIEVKTSDGEVMKFEGISRKFTRKLYEWEKARGIGPEASTFALLHPGYCPIDVRRINKECNKPTTEHSPTLSRSLSLDSVAPSVNQAQVISQQASSLSLNDVNDLKEMDDCRDSGEHEFKKYDEPEAVMVEVEEHIHDTASPLVTAHTLVEQQTPIYKYEEVQCNDYVNSRRVQSFESHTNLAPLLGALKRADELFAQLKQSTPDIVEQAAMRDCQTALLSIRSIYPYYSNNLMKPNVLNAVSDVQSDLGRLAELSLKSPLDEACCQETMEERTNEYMEELQGLHESLLCLKLSIQGGTNRFPRDIVPDINITGEDGQQLESSSAYATCDASSRDRLSLEEHSAASPSPMEHETETSTTTGTLCRASSSITASKKKLRLRKLGSRQNSRTESDSSDADTHSVLETPRRMRRKNFRLKQRSLDDDFRLGSMLVTGHTQPAEADDIICSSLKVKPGERIEESHSIASSIAQSLAKPSGFVPPPLPELHARSYNTNANVFIKTKRKLFTTVLEPTAAEGVALIEKELESPTHSVDEALSPNSKLATKLTAPRPLSLYRSISLERLSPLRPKDELRKCQSSENMHRSSNMVRPPLASDSIQRLARSKRQLATSAFPQVPPRKAHLYKKNSLHKSQSATVSNNIEHKIAKTSSGSTVSRACPVSVSIVLPNKLDNTLPRIQRKLEGKGKALLTPTKPKHFEFPPPVVEPQRPVTPLSERALRLQQAKAQFLQSAPVTPRQEPTTPVALNDAALLHKSVSVGSMRGSAGCSTEQLHQQQLQQQEVTTDQESVSNSSAYDSLPRSVSRSARISSKLGFATLASKLRRGGKKPKDTPGPMPCGSALSALCRQTLMADVIALPQVLGSDRPPPSPSASTSSPARNVHKSQSSPQAALAAGSISNLHGSYEGINKSLSEQFVRQLKESDV; encoded by the exons ATGCATAACAAAAGTGCAA atatttatgcaaatagaAGTGGTCGTGCGCTGGACTCACAACTTGCCATGGATAAGGCGCCACCGCCAAAACCGCGTCGTACGCGACATAGAATCAGTGCTATGCACTATGAATCCCTACCGACGGCCCCGCCTGCCATGTGCGGACGTGCCGATGagaacatttttcaatttcccGCTGTGGCGTCGCGTGCACGCAATCTCTCAGCCTCGCCCAAGTTGCGCGAGGAGAAGGATTTGCCGGTGTGCGAGCATGGGAAGCATAGCTGTTATTTCTGCCAGCCGTACCGGGCAGATCGTGGCACAATTGAGCCGCTCAAGAATCGTCTTAACACTGCCATTGAGGCCATGGATCAGCTCACTCGCACCTACGCATTGCTTGAGGGCCTGCTGGAGCAAAAACTGGCCACCATCACGGACAATGAGGAGGAGCCAGCGGCCGAGATTGAATTAGAAGCGGCAGCTACGCCAAAAGGAACGCCAGCACCAGCGACAACAAGTCCCACCGGCGACAACGAGTTCGAGCTGGAGCACTCGCTGACCTGGTTGGAATCACTGCTAGGCACTGAGGTGGTGCCACCCACTAAGCAGGGCAAGTTCAAACG AATACGCGAGCGCAGCAAATCCATGATGGAGGAtgagatacatatgtatttgaaGGGCGAACGCCAGCTAAAGATGAGTTCATCGCGTCCATATTTGTTGCGCCGCCAGTCCACCTACAGCGACAACAAGTCGAAGGTGTCCAAGTGGACCAAGGTAAAAGCTGCCTTTAAATGGGAGCGAGCCAATGTGCCGCCCACAAGTGGCCAGGAATCAAACTTATTGCTGCCACTGAATCTAGAAGTTGAAAG ATATTTAAAGGTGCCCATTAGTACTgctggcggcagcagctctGCGGACAGCATCATTAGCTCCTCGTCGGGCCACTTTATGAGCGAAACGGGCGGCACGCCCGGCACCATCAGTTCGGCCAGCTCCATGGATGAGCTACACACGGATGCTGGCAGTCGCCAGGCTATGC GTCGCCACTCATCGAAGAGCGACACGAATGCCTCCAACTATGAGGTGGAGCTGCGCAAGTCCGCCACCGATGAGCGCTTAGATACGGCCAAATCAGCGCTGCCTAGCAAATCTTCTTCGAATAAATCCTTACGTCGCTCGAAAGCCTTCTCCGACTTTGAGGTGCTGCCAGAAGATCATGTGGCGGACATTAAGTCAACGAGCACTAGACGCAACAAGCTGCCGCCCAGTCCACTAAATCTCAACCAGGTGTGCAGCGATCTGCCACAGCTGCACTCACCGCTCAAGAGTCCCAAGGATGGCAGTCAAGCCATGTCGCGTATGCGTCAGGTTAGCTCTCCGGGCAACTCCTCTGTGCCGAGCAGTCCGTCTAGGCATTCGGATTTCTTTGGTGAATTCG AGAGCGAGGAACTATCCAGTGGCGTTTCTTCCGAGCCCACTACGCCAAACTGTAAGACTTTCACACAGAAAGAAGATGAAGTATTTCAACATTATCAACTTCTACTACTCAAACTAGATACGGAGTTCAAGCGAAAGCAACTCGATTTCGAACGACCCAGCGCGAGTAATCGCA GCGTTAAGCTGTGCAGCGGcggtggcagtggcagcggcaaacGCAGCAGCGAGGAGCATTCACCTACACAGCTATTGCACAGCGATCTTATGTCCACCGAGCAGCTAGAGCAGAATCTGACGCCACAGTTCAAGAAGAAGCTGCACAAGTGGCGCGCCAAGCAGCAGAACTCCAACTGTTATGCCAGCTCGGAGCCAGCGGCCAGTCCCACAGCCAAGAGTCTAAGTGGCGGCGATTTGAAGCCTAAAATCGATTGGAATCTTTGGAGCTCGGGCGCACTGAAGCTTGAAGGACAGGGCTTGTGTGCGCTGCCAGACCAAAAGGATTTGCCCGAAAAGTTTCAAAAGAAGCTGG AGCAATGGAATCGCTTAAAATGTGCGCCGGGCGGCGGCACCAACTCCGACAATGATTCCCTCAAGCGTAACTCCAAGCACAGCCAGTCCACGCGCCGCGGCTCTGATGATGATCGCTGGTACAAGCATAAGCCGCACGACAATGAAAA ATTGGCGCGCCTTAAGGCCATTGTGGCACCAGATCATACGTCCAAGAATATTGAGGTTAAGACCTCAGATGGCGAGGTGATGAAATTCGAGGGCATCTCACGCAAATTCACACGCAAACTTTACGAATGGGAGAAGGCCAGAGGCATCGGACCAGAGGCTTCCACCTTTGCTCTCCTGCATCCTGGCTACTGTCCCATAGATGTGCGACGCATCAACAAGGAGTGCAATAAGC ccACCACCGAGCACTCGCCGACATTGAGCCGCTCATTGTCGCTGGATAGTGTGGCTCCGAGCGTCAATCAGGCACAGGTCATATCGCAGCAGGCCTCGTCGCTGTCCCTGAACGATGTCAACGACTTGAAGGAGATGGACGACTGTAGAGATTCGGGCGAGCACGAGTTCAAGAAGTACGACGAACCCGAGGCAGTTATGGTCGAAGTAGAGGAGCACATACATGACACGGCCTCCCCGCTGGTCACTGCTCACACGTTGGTCGAGCAGCAAACGCCCATTTACAAATACGAGGAGGTGCAATGCAATGACTATGT CAACTCGCGTCGCGTCCAGAGCTTTGAGTCGCACACAAACTTAGCCCCGCTGCTGGGCGCACTGAAACGTGCCGACGAGCTGTTTGCCCAGCTGAAACAGTCCACGCCAGACATTGTGGAGCAGGCGGCAATGCGGGACTGTCAAACTGCATTGCTTAGCATACGCAGCATTTATCCATACTACTCCAACAATTTGATGAAGCCGAACGTGCTGAACGCCGTGTCCGATGTGCAGAGTGATTTGGGCCGTTTGGCTGAGCTG AGTCTAAAGTCACCGTTGGACGAGGCTTGTTGTCAGGAAACAATGGAGGAGCGCACTAATGAGTACATGGAGGAGCTGCAGGGCCTACACGAATCACTATTGTGCCTCAAGTTGAGCATAC AGGGCGGCACGAATCGTTTCCCTCGCGACATTGTGCCTGACATCAACATAACTGGCGAGGATGGACAGCAGCTGGAGAGCAGCTCCGCTTATGCCACCTGCGATGCTTCTAGTCGCGATCGTCTGTCGCTGGAGGAGCACAGCGCTGCCTCACCTTCACCCATGGAGCACGAGACAGAGACCAGTACCACAACGGGTACCCTGTGCCGAGCTAGTAGCTCCATTACTGCATCCAAGAAGAAGCTTCGTCTACGCAAGTTGGGCTCACGTCAGAACAGCAGAACGGAGAGCGACAGCAGTGATGCGGATACTCACAGTGTGCTGGAGACACCTCGTCGCATGCGCCGCAAGAACTTTCGGCTGAAACAGCGTTCCTTGGATGATGATTTTCGCTTGGGCTCCATGCTAGTCACTGGCCATACGCAGCCAGCAGAGGCGGATGATATCATTTGCAGTTCACTTAAGGTCAAGCCCGGCGAACGGATTGAGGAGTCACACAGCATAGCCAGCAGCATTGCCCAGTCGTTGGCCAAGCCGAGTGGGTTTGTGCCACCGCCACTGCCGGAGCTGCATGCGCGCAGCTACAACACCAATGCCAATGTTTTTATAAAGACCAAGCGCAAGCTGTTCACCACAGTGCTGGAGCCCACGGCAGCTGAGGGCGTAGCGCTCATCGAAAAGGAGCTAGAGAGTCCCACGCATAGCGTTGATGAAGCACTGTCGCCCAACTCCAAGTTGGCGACAAAGTTGACAGCTCCGCGTCCGCTCAGTCTCTACAGATCCATCAGCTTGGAGCGCTTGTCGCCGCTGCGACCCAAAGATGAATTGCGCAAATGCCAGAGCAGCGAGAATATGCATCGTTCATCTAATATGGTGCGTCCGCCGCTCGCTAGCGATAGCATTCAGCGTTTGGCACGTTCCAAGCGCCAGCTGGCTACGTCTGCATTTCCTCAAGTGCCGCCGCGCAAGGCGCATCTTTACAAGAAGAACTCGCTGCACAAGTCGCAAAGCGCCACCGTCAGCAACAACATTGAGCACAAGATCGCCAAGACCAGCTCTGGCTCCACTGTGAGCAGAGCCTGCCCAGTGTCGGTGTCCATAGTGCTGCCCAACAAGCTGGACAATACGCTGCCTCGCATACAGCGCAAGCTCGAGGGCAAGGGCAAGGCCCTGCTGACGCCTACAAAgccaaaacattttgaatttccGCCACCTGTTGTGGAACCGCAACGTCCAGTAACGCCGTTGTCGGAGCGAGCCCTGCGCCTGCAACAGGCCAAGGCACAGTTTCTGCAAAGTGCGCCCGTAACGCCCAGGCAGGAGCCGACGACGCCCGTTGCCCTAAACGATGCGGCTCTGCTACACAAGAGCGTCAGCGTGGGCAGCATGCGAGGCAGTGCAGGTTGTTCCACAGAACAGTTacaccaacaacagctgcagcaacaggaaGTGACCACGGATCAGGAGAGCGTAAGCAACTCCAGCGCCTATGATAGTTTGCCTCGTTCTGTTAGCCGATCAGCTCGAATCTCCAGCAAGCTCGGCTTTGCCACATTAGCTTCCAAGCTGCGTCGTGGCGGCAAAAAGCCCAAGGATACACCTGGCCCCATGCCGTGTGGCAGTGCTCTGTCCGCACTCTGCCGCCAAACACTGATGGCCGATGTGATTGCATTGCCACAGGTCCTTGGAAGCGACCGACCCCCGCCCAGTCCCAGTGCTTCCACTTCTTCGCCCGCACGCAATGTGCACAAGTCACAAAGCTCACCACAGGCGGCCCTGGCTGCGGGATCTATATCGAATTTGCATGGCAGCTACGAGGGCATCAACAAATCCCTCAGCGAGCAGTTTGTGCGCCAGCTAAAAGAGAGCGACGTCTAG
- the LOC6632786 gene encoding uncharacterized protein isoform X5 — translation MHNKSANIYANRSGRALDSQLAMDKAPPPKPRRTRHRISAMHYESLPTAPPAMCGRADENIFQFPAVASRARNLSASPKLREEKDLPVCEHGKHSCYFCQPYRADRGTIEPLKNRLNTAIEAMDQLTRTYALLEGLLEQKLATITDNEEEPAAEIELEAAATPKGTPAPATTSPTGDNEFELEHSLTWLESLLGTEVVPPTKQGKFKRIRERSKSMMEDEIHMYLKGERQLKMSSSRPYLLRRQSTYSDNKSKVSKWTKVKAAFKWERANVPPTSGQESNLLLPLNLEVERYLKVPISTAGGSSSADSIISSSSGHFMSETGGTPGTISSASSMDELHTDAGSRQAMRRHSSKSDTNASNYEVELRKSATDERLDTAKSALPSKSSSNKSLRRSKAFSDFEVLPEDHVADIKSTSTRRNKLPPSPLNLNQVCSDLPQLHSPLKSPKDGSQAMSRMRQVSSPGNSSVPSSPSRHSDFFGEFESEELSSGVSSEPTTPNYTEFKRKQLDFERPSASNRSVKLCSGGGSGSGKRSSEEHSPTQLLHSDLMSTEQLEQNLTPQFKKKLHKWRAKQQNSNCYASSEPAASPTAKSLSGGDLKPKIDWNLWSSGALKLEGQGLCALPDQKDLPEKFQKKLEQWNRLKCAPGGGTNSDNDSLKRNSKHSQSTRRGSDDDRWYKHKPHDNEKLARLKAIVAPDHTSKNIEVKTSDGEVMKFEGISRKFTRKLYEWEKARGIGPEASTFALLHPGYCPIDVRRINKECNKPTTEHSPTLSRSLSLDSVAPSVNQAQVISQQASSLSLNDVNDLKEMDDCRDSGEHEFKKYDEPEAVMVEVEEHIHDTASPLVTAHTLVEQQTPIYKYEEVQCNDYVNSRRVQSFESHTNLAPLLGALKRADELFAQLKQSTPDIVEQAAMRDCQTALLSIRSIYPYYSNNLMKPNVLNAVSDVQSDLGRLAELSLKSPLDEACCQETMEERTNEYMEELQGLHESLLCLKLSIQGGTNRFPRDIVPDINITGEDGQQLESSSAYATCDASSRDRLSLEEHSAASPSPMEHETETSTTTGTLCRASSSITASKKKLRLRKLGSRQNSRTESDSSDADTHSVLETPRRMRRKNFRLKQRSLDDDFRLGSMLVTGHTQPAEADDIICSSLKVKPGERIEESHSIASSIAQSLAKPSGFVPPPLPELHARSYNTNANVFIKTKRKLFTTVLEPTAAEGVALIEKELESPTHSVDEALSPNSKLATKLTAPRPLSLYRSISLERLSPLRPKDELRKCQSSENMHRSSNMVRPPLASDSIQRLARSKRQLATSAFPQVPPRKAHLYKKNSLHKSQSATVSNNIEHKIAKTSSGSTVSRACPVSVSIVLPNKLDNTLPRIQRKLEGKGKALLTPTKPKHFEFPPPVVEPQRPVTPLSERALRLQQAKAQFLQSAPVTPRQEPTTPVALNDAALLHKSVSVGSMRGSAGCSTEQLHQQQLQQQEVTTDQESVSNSSAYDSLPRSVSRSARISSKLGFATLASKLRRGGKKPKDTPGPMPCGSALSALCRQTLMADVIALPQVLGSDRPPPSPSASTSSPARNVHKSQSSPQAALAAGSISNLHGSYEGINKSLSEQFVRQLKESDV, via the exons ATGCATAACAAAAGTGCAA atatttatgcaaatagaAGTGGTCGTGCGCTGGACTCACAACTTGCCATGGATAAGGCGCCACCGCCAAAACCGCGTCGTACGCGACATAGAATCAGTGCTATGCACTATGAATCCCTACCGACGGCCCCGCCTGCCATGTGCGGACGTGCCGATGagaacatttttcaatttcccGCTGTGGCGTCGCGTGCACGCAATCTCTCAGCCTCGCCCAAGTTGCGCGAGGAGAAGGATTTGCCGGTGTGCGAGCATGGGAAGCATAGCTGTTATTTCTGCCAGCCGTACCGGGCAGATCGTGGCACAATTGAGCCGCTCAAGAATCGTCTTAACACTGCCATTGAGGCCATGGATCAGCTCACTCGCACCTACGCATTGCTTGAGGGCCTGCTGGAGCAAAAACTGGCCACCATCACGGACAATGAGGAGGAGCCAGCGGCCGAGATTGAATTAGAAGCGGCAGCTACGCCAAAAGGAACGCCAGCACCAGCGACAACAAGTCCCACCGGCGACAACGAGTTCGAGCTGGAGCACTCGCTGACCTGGTTGGAATCACTGCTAGGCACTGAGGTGGTGCCACCCACTAAGCAGGGCAAGTTCAAACG AATACGCGAGCGCAGCAAATCCATGATGGAGGAtgagatacatatgtatttgaaGGGCGAACGCCAGCTAAAGATGAGTTCATCGCGTCCATATTTGTTGCGCCGCCAGTCCACCTACAGCGACAACAAGTCGAAGGTGTCCAAGTGGACCAAGGTAAAAGCTGCCTTTAAATGGGAGCGAGCCAATGTGCCGCCCACAAGTGGCCAGGAATCAAACTTATTGCTGCCACTGAATCTAGAAGTTGAAAG ATATTTAAAGGTGCCCATTAGTACTgctggcggcagcagctctGCGGACAGCATCATTAGCTCCTCGTCGGGCCACTTTATGAGCGAAACGGGCGGCACGCCCGGCACCATCAGTTCGGCCAGCTCCATGGATGAGCTACACACGGATGCTGGCAGTCGCCAGGCTATGC GTCGCCACTCATCGAAGAGCGACACGAATGCCTCCAACTATGAGGTGGAGCTGCGCAAGTCCGCCACCGATGAGCGCTTAGATACGGCCAAATCAGCGCTGCCTAGCAAATCTTCTTCGAATAAATCCTTACGTCGCTCGAAAGCCTTCTCCGACTTTGAGGTGCTGCCAGAAGATCATGTGGCGGACATTAAGTCAACGAGCACTAGACGCAACAAGCTGCCGCCCAGTCCACTAAATCTCAACCAGGTGTGCAGCGATCTGCCACAGCTGCACTCACCGCTCAAGAGTCCCAAGGATGGCAGTCAAGCCATGTCGCGTATGCGTCAGGTTAGCTCTCCGGGCAACTCCTCTGTGCCGAGCAGTCCGTCTAGGCATTCGGATTTCTTTGGTGAATTCG AGAGCGAGGAACTATCCAGTGGCGTTTCTTCCGAGCCCACTACGCCAAACT ATACGGAGTTCAAGCGAAAGCAACTCGATTTCGAACGACCCAGCGCGAGTAATCGCA GCGTTAAGCTGTGCAGCGGcggtggcagtggcagcggcaaacGCAGCAGCGAGGAGCATTCACCTACACAGCTATTGCACAGCGATCTTATGTCCACCGAGCAGCTAGAGCAGAATCTGACGCCACAGTTCAAGAAGAAGCTGCACAAGTGGCGCGCCAAGCAGCAGAACTCCAACTGTTATGCCAGCTCGGAGCCAGCGGCCAGTCCCACAGCCAAGAGTCTAAGTGGCGGCGATTTGAAGCCTAAAATCGATTGGAATCTTTGGAGCTCGGGCGCACTGAAGCTTGAAGGACAGGGCTTGTGTGCGCTGCCAGACCAAAAGGATTTGCCCGAAAAGTTTCAAAAGAAGCTGG AGCAATGGAATCGCTTAAAATGTGCGCCGGGCGGCGGCACCAACTCCGACAATGATTCCCTCAAGCGTAACTCCAAGCACAGCCAGTCCACGCGCCGCGGCTCTGATGATGATCGCTGGTACAAGCATAAGCCGCACGACAATGAAAA ATTGGCGCGCCTTAAGGCCATTGTGGCACCAGATCATACGTCCAAGAATATTGAGGTTAAGACCTCAGATGGCGAGGTGATGAAATTCGAGGGCATCTCACGCAAATTCACACGCAAACTTTACGAATGGGAGAAGGCCAGAGGCATCGGACCAGAGGCTTCCACCTTTGCTCTCCTGCATCCTGGCTACTGTCCCATAGATGTGCGACGCATCAACAAGGAGTGCAATAAGC ccACCACCGAGCACTCGCCGACATTGAGCCGCTCATTGTCGCTGGATAGTGTGGCTCCGAGCGTCAATCAGGCACAGGTCATATCGCAGCAGGCCTCGTCGCTGTCCCTGAACGATGTCAACGACTTGAAGGAGATGGACGACTGTAGAGATTCGGGCGAGCACGAGTTCAAGAAGTACGACGAACCCGAGGCAGTTATGGTCGAAGTAGAGGAGCACATACATGACACGGCCTCCCCGCTGGTCACTGCTCACACGTTGGTCGAGCAGCAAACGCCCATTTACAAATACGAGGAGGTGCAATGCAATGACTATGT CAACTCGCGTCGCGTCCAGAGCTTTGAGTCGCACACAAACTTAGCCCCGCTGCTGGGCGCACTGAAACGTGCCGACGAGCTGTTTGCCCAGCTGAAACAGTCCACGCCAGACATTGTGGAGCAGGCGGCAATGCGGGACTGTCAAACTGCATTGCTTAGCATACGCAGCATTTATCCATACTACTCCAACAATTTGATGAAGCCGAACGTGCTGAACGCCGTGTCCGATGTGCAGAGTGATTTGGGCCGTTTGGCTGAGCTG AGTCTAAAGTCACCGTTGGACGAGGCTTGTTGTCAGGAAACAATGGAGGAGCGCACTAATGAGTACATGGAGGAGCTGCAGGGCCTACACGAATCACTATTGTGCCTCAAGTTGAGCATAC AGGGCGGCACGAATCGTTTCCCTCGCGACATTGTGCCTGACATCAACATAACTGGCGAGGATGGACAGCAGCTGGAGAGCAGCTCCGCTTATGCCACCTGCGATGCTTCTAGTCGCGATCGTCTGTCGCTGGAGGAGCACAGCGCTGCCTCACCTTCACCCATGGAGCACGAGACAGAGACCAGTACCACAACGGGTACCCTGTGCCGAGCTAGTAGCTCCATTACTGCATCCAAGAAGAAGCTTCGTCTACGCAAGTTGGGCTCACGTCAGAACAGCAGAACGGAGAGCGACAGCAGTGATGCGGATACTCACAGTGTGCTGGAGACACCTCGTCGCATGCGCCGCAAGAACTTTCGGCTGAAACAGCGTTCCTTGGATGATGATTTTCGCTTGGGCTCCATGCTAGTCACTGGCCATACGCAGCCAGCAGAGGCGGATGATATCATTTGCAGTTCACTTAAGGTCAAGCCCGGCGAACGGATTGAGGAGTCACACAGCATAGCCAGCAGCATTGCCCAGTCGTTGGCCAAGCCGAGTGGGTTTGTGCCACCGCCACTGCCGGAGCTGCATGCGCGCAGCTACAACACCAATGCCAATGTTTTTATAAAGACCAAGCGCAAGCTGTTCACCACAGTGCTGGAGCCCACGGCAGCTGAGGGCGTAGCGCTCATCGAAAAGGAGCTAGAGAGTCCCACGCATAGCGTTGATGAAGCACTGTCGCCCAACTCCAAGTTGGCGACAAAGTTGACAGCTCCGCGTCCGCTCAGTCTCTACAGATCCATCAGCTTGGAGCGCTTGTCGCCGCTGCGACCCAAAGATGAATTGCGCAAATGCCAGAGCAGCGAGAATATGCATCGTTCATCTAATATGGTGCGTCCGCCGCTCGCTAGCGATAGCATTCAGCGTTTGGCACGTTCCAAGCGCCAGCTGGCTACGTCTGCATTTCCTCAAGTGCCGCCGCGCAAGGCGCATCTTTACAAGAAGAACTCGCTGCACAAGTCGCAAAGCGCCACCGTCAGCAACAACATTGAGCACAAGATCGCCAAGACCAGCTCTGGCTCCACTGTGAGCAGAGCCTGCCCAGTGTCGGTGTCCATAGTGCTGCCCAACAAGCTGGACAATACGCTGCCTCGCATACAGCGCAAGCTCGAGGGCAAGGGCAAGGCCCTGCTGACGCCTACAAAgccaaaacattttgaatttccGCCACCTGTTGTGGAACCGCAACGTCCAGTAACGCCGTTGTCGGAGCGAGCCCTGCGCCTGCAACAGGCCAAGGCACAGTTTCTGCAAAGTGCGCCCGTAACGCCCAGGCAGGAGCCGACGACGCCCGTTGCCCTAAACGATGCGGCTCTGCTACACAAGAGCGTCAGCGTGGGCAGCATGCGAGGCAGTGCAGGTTGTTCCACAGAACAGTTacaccaacaacagctgcagcaacaggaaGTGACCACGGATCAGGAGAGCGTAAGCAACTCCAGCGCCTATGATAGTTTGCCTCGTTCTGTTAGCCGATCAGCTCGAATCTCCAGCAAGCTCGGCTTTGCCACATTAGCTTCCAAGCTGCGTCGTGGCGGCAAAAAGCCCAAGGATACACCTGGCCCCATGCCGTGTGGCAGTGCTCTGTCCGCACTCTGCCGCCAAACACTGATGGCCGATGTGATTGCATTGCCACAGGTCCTTGGAAGCGACCGACCCCCGCCCAGTCCCAGTGCTTCCACTTCTTCGCCCGCACGCAATGTGCACAAGTCACAAAGCTCACCACAGGCGGCCCTGGCTGCGGGATCTATATCGAATTTGCATGGCAGCTACGAGGGCATCAACAAATCCCTCAGCGAGCAGTTTGTGCGCCAGCTAAAAGAGAGCGACGTCTAG